One genomic segment of Flagellimonas marinaquae includes these proteins:
- a CDS encoding D-alanyl-D-alanine carboxypeptidase encodes MNRTNLNFKLFFSKFILFAFLFAGCASVKTTITSELARPTLENSFHGLLVVDAKTGKEIYNRNGEKYFTPASNTKIVTFYTGVKLLPKNIPTLKYLISQDTLFIEGTGDPSWLHPHLKDSSAINWLKQQNTIALYTKNHDEDRYGPGWAWEDYETYFSPEKTTMPLYGNVIFASHTDGLSVSPSELTQAVLVKDTTLSRDEFVNRFYISPTETDTLEVPFITSDSLTKHLLESAIGKEITLSEHFPEGEKQTLYGLETDSIYKRMLFRSDNFLAEQLLLASSGMLSDTLSTQKAINHMLNTHLKDLDQQPRWVDGSGLSRYNLFSPKSFVQILEKLHKEVPEERLFGIMPMWGPNSTVKQWKDPTTEPFLFAKSGSVGNNYNLSGYVKTKSGKLLIFSFMNNHYRIPTSEILDTVYSTLKNLHENY; translated from the coding sequence ATGAACCGTACCAACCTTAACTTTAAACTATTTTTCTCCAAGTTTATTTTATTCGCCTTTCTTTTTGCCGGCTGTGCATCCGTAAAAACAACCATTACCTCTGAATTGGCAAGGCCTACTTTGGAAAACTCATTTCATGGGCTTTTGGTGGTGGATGCCAAAACAGGTAAAGAAATTTACAATCGAAATGGCGAAAAATATTTTACACCTGCCAGCAATACCAAAATCGTCACTTTTTACACCGGGGTAAAATTACTGCCCAAAAATATACCTACTTTAAAATATTTAATTTCTCAAGACACTCTTTTTATTGAAGGTACGGGCGACCCATCTTGGTTACATCCGCATTTAAAGGATAGCAGTGCCATAAATTGGCTTAAGCAGCAAAATACCATTGCCCTTTATACAAAAAACCACGACGAAGACCGGTACGGGCCAGGTTGGGCATGGGAAGATTACGAAACCTATTTTTCTCCCGAAAAAACAACCATGCCCCTGTACGGCAATGTTATTTTTGCCTCACACACCGATGGATTGAGCGTTAGCCCGAGTGAACTCACCCAAGCCGTTTTGGTAAAGGACACTACCCTAAGTCGAGATGAATTTGTAAATCGGTTTTATATTTCGCCAACGGAAACAGACACTTTGGAAGTTCCTTTTATAACCAGTGATAGTTTAACGAAGCATTTATTGGAATCGGCCATTGGAAAAGAAATCACATTGTCCGAACATTTTCCCGAAGGGGAGAAACAGACTCTTTATGGCTTAGAAACAGATTCCATCTATAAGCGCATGCTATTTAGGAGCGATAACTTTTTGGCCGAACAATTACTCTTGGCATCCTCTGGCATGCTTTCCGACACCTTGAGCACCCAAAAGGCCATTAATCATATGTTGAACACCCATTTAAAGGACCTCGACCAACAACCCCGTTGGGTAGATGGCTCCGGTTTGTCCCGTTACAATTTGTTCAGCCCTAAGTCCTTTGTACAGATTCTTGAAAAATTGCACAAAGAAGTTCCCGAAGAACGTTTGTTTGGCATAATGCCCATGTGGGGACCGAACAGTACCGTAAAACAATGGAAAGATCCAACAACGGAACCTTTTTTATTTGCTAAATCGGGTTCTGTGGGGAACAATTATAATTTAAGCGGATATGTAAAAACAAAATCGGGCAAGCTGCTCATCTTTAGTTTTATGAACAATCATTATCGCATACCGACCTCGGAAATACTTGATACTGTGTACAGCACCCTTAAAAACTTGCATGAAAATTACTGA
- a CDS encoding hydrogen peroxide-inducible genes activator, with protein MTITQLQYVLAVAEYKNFTLAAEKSFVTQPTLSMQVQKLEDELDILIFDRGKKPITITEVGKKIVAQAKNIVAEAERIKDIVDQDKGFIGGDYTLGIIPTVMPTLLPMFLNAFIKKYPKVNLIIKEQSTQTMIKNILDGHLDAGIAATPLEIEFIKERPLYYEPFMGYVPKNHRLASEELLRTDQLDVSDILLLQDGHCFREGVINLCNAPQSLRGEQFKIESGSFETLVSLADEGMGMTLLPYLNTLNLEEDKRVNLKSFEKPSPAREISLIYHKSELKIQITEALREVISSIVRGAIAFQDVKIISPLGKK; from the coding sequence ATGACGATTACCCAGCTACAATATGTATTGGCCGTTGCAGAGTACAAGAACTTTACCCTTGCTGCAGAAAAAAGTTTTGTTACCCAACCTACTTTAAGTATGCAGGTTCAAAAATTGGAGGACGAGCTCGACATCTTAATTTTTGATCGGGGAAAAAAACCGATTACCATTACCGAAGTCGGTAAAAAAATTGTGGCACAGGCAAAAAATATTGTTGCAGAAGCGGAACGCATCAAAGATATTGTAGATCAAGACAAAGGTTTTATTGGAGGGGACTATACCCTGGGCATTATCCCAACGGTGATGCCTACCTTACTTCCCATGTTTTTGAACGCTTTTATAAAAAAGTATCCCAAAGTAAACCTGATCATTAAGGAGCAATCGACCCAGACCATGATCAAGAATATTTTGGATGGGCATTTGGATGCGGGCATAGCTGCCACTCCTTTGGAAATAGAGTTTATTAAGGAACGACCACTATATTATGAACCATTTATGGGGTATGTGCCCAAAAACCATCGATTGGCCTCCGAAGAACTATTGCGAACGGACCAACTGGATGTGAGCGATATTCTTTTATTACAGGATGGACATTGCTTTAGGGAGGGTGTGATCAACCTATGCAATGCGCCCCAAAGCCTAAGAGGGGAGCAATTTAAAATAGAAAGCGGGAGCTTTGAAACTTTGGTAAGTTTAGCGGATGAAGGAATGGGCATGACCTTGTTGCCCTACTTGAACACCTTAAACTTGGAAGAAGACAAAAGGGTCAACTTAAAGTCCTTTGAAAAACCATCCCCTGCCAGGGAAATCAGTTTGATCTACCACAAAAGCGAGCTTAAAATTCAGATTACAGAGGCTTTGCGCGAAGTTATTTCCAGTATCGTTCGAGGAGCCATTGCTTTTCAGGATGTAAAAATCATCAGCCCATTGGGCAAAAAATAA
- a CDS encoding NUDIX domain-containing protein: MKYGNIRNIRKELLSDNWYTLNKVTFEYQREDGEWETQIREAYDRGNGAAILLYNIEKGTIILTKQFRMPTYLNGNKDGMMVEVCAGLLEKGNAEETIKMEVEEETGYKIDQVEKVFEAYMSPGSVTEILYFFIGRYEDAMKVGEGGGAEDETENIEVLELDFKAAISMMQSGEIKDAKTIMLLQYAQIHGIFDQ; the protein is encoded by the coding sequence ATGAAATACGGGAATATCAGAAATATTAGAAAAGAACTTTTGTCCGATAATTGGTACACTTTGAACAAGGTTACTTTTGAGTATCAGCGGGAAGACGGGGAATGGGAGACCCAAATTAGGGAAGCCTATGATCGGGGTAACGGGGCGGCCATTCTTTTGTACAATATTGAAAAGGGCACGATTATTTTGACCAAACAGTTTCGAATGCCCACGTATTTAAATGGCAACAAGGACGGAATGATGGTTGAAGTATGTGCAGGGCTTTTGGAAAAAGGCAATGCCGAAGAGACCATTAAAATGGAAGTGGAGGAAGAGACCGGGTATAAAATTGATCAGGTGGAAAAGGTGTTTGAAGCCTACATGTCGCCTGGTTCGGTCACCGAAATCCTTTATTTTTTTATTGGCCGGTATGAAGATGCCATGAAAGTGGGCGAGGGAGGTGGAGCGGAAGACGAGACAGAGAACATCGAGGTTTTGGAACTGGATTTTAAAGCAGCGATAAGCATGATGCAATCAGGTGAAATCAAAGATGCAAAGACCATTATGCTGTTACAATATGCCCAAATTCACGGAATTTTTGATCAGTAA